Within Streptomyces albofaciens JCM 4342, the genomic segment CCTGTCGGCTCCCATGGAGCCGGGCGACGAGCGGCGGTCGCGGCTGCTGGTGGTGCGCACCGGGCCGCGCAGCGCGCTGGCCGTCGAGGCGCGCGGCGCGGTGGGCAACGACCGCGACGTGTGCGCCGAGGGCGTGCTGGTCTACCGCGTACGCAGCGAGGCCGCGTCCGGGAGCGGTCCGGTGGAGGTCCTGGACGGCCACCCCGGTACCGAGGCGTGTTGGGGGACTTCCGTCTACCCGCAGCTCGCTGATGCGCCGCTCGGCGAGGGGGAGAGCCTGGAGGTCGCGGAGGACGGGGTGCGGGTACAGGTGTACGGGCGGTCGTCCGCGGGGGACTGGACGGTCAAGGTCGGGCGGAGCTGAGGCCGTGGCCCGCGAGCGCAGGCCCGCGAGCGCGGGCCCGCGAGCGCACGAAGAAGGCCCCCACCGAGGTGGGGGCCTTCTTCTGTCGGTGCGCCGCCAGGGACTCGAACCCCGGACCCGCTGATTAAGAGTCAGCTGCTCTAACCAACTGAGCTAGCGGCGCCTGCTGACGTGGAAAACATTAGCATCCTGATCGGGTCGCGCAAAAATCGATTCAGCGGGGCCGGTGCCGTACGGGCGTGAGCGGGGTGCGGCGGGCCCTCCGGGGCGGTGCCGAGGGGCGCCACGGTGGTGGTGGCGCTGGTCACAGGGCCGGCGCGGAGCTGCCGGGCGTGTCGGCCGCGGGTTCGGTTCCGCCGGTGTGGACGCGGCGGGCAGCGCGTATGCAGGCCCAGAGCAGCGTGCCGGGGCCGGGGAGCCACGGATGGCGTACGTCGGGGGCGACCAGCCAGCGGGAGGTGGCGTCCGGGGGGAGGGGGTGTGGGGGATCGGCCTCCGGGGGGTCGGCCGCCAGATCATCGGTCTCCGGGTGATCGGCTCCCAGGTGACCGGTCTCCGGGGCGGCGGTGCCGGTGGGAGTGCCGGAGAGGGCGCCGGAGAGGGTGTCGGGGGAGTCGTACGGCGGGTCGGGCCGCTGGGGGCGGTACGGGAAGAGGGGCGGGACGGTCACCGCGTCGCCGGCGCCGTGGCAGAGCAGCGGCGGTACGGAGCCGGACCACTCCTCCCAGCCGAGCAGGGCGGGCAGCCGCCGGGCCGTACCGGGCTCGGCGAACAGCAGGATGCGGCCGCGGTGGGTGGCGACGGGCCCGGACCCGGGCCCCGCGGTCCATAACCGGTCCACCAGGTCGCGGCCGAAGAGCGCGGGCGCGTTGATCACGTCGAAGACGGTGCCGCACGGGAGCGTGCTCGGCGCGTCCGGGCAGGCCGCCCAGCGGGCGTGCACGCTCTCCGGGCACGGGTCGGCGGAGGCGAGCCAGTCGGCGCCGGCGAGGGTGACGTACGACGCGGCGTGGAACGTGGCGGAGGCGGGACGGCGGGGGTGCTCGAAGGGCCAGTCGCTCATGGGCCCAGGTCTACCGGTAGGCGGTGTTCCGTTTCTGCGGAATGGCTGAAATCGGGACAGGACGGGGCGGTGTGGGGTATGTTTCCGCGCCTGCATATGCCAGTGGCCCATGATCAATAGGGGCGATCATGGGCCGGGCAGGTCCGGGGGTGTGTTGATGGGGTATCGGCGTTCGGGGCGGTGTGGGCGTCCGGGTCGGTATGGGAGCCCGGGGCGGTATCGCGTCCGGGGCGGTACCGGCTTCCGGGCCCTTCCGGGTCACTACCGGTTTCCGACCGATCGGGTACAGGCTCCCGATCGGATACCAGCTCCCGGTCGGATACCAGCTCCCGGTCGAGTACCGGTGCTCGGAGTCGGCCGGGTGCCGGCTCTCGGTTCCGGCCGGGTGCCGGCTCCCCGGTTCCGGCCGGTTGCCGGTTCTCAGTCCGTCGGGTCGAGGCGGTTGCCGCCGCTGCTGCGCAGCAGGCCGCGGCCGAACTCGACCATCTTCGCGGCGTAGTCCTCGGTCCAGTCGGCGCGCTCCGCGATCACGGCGAGCGGCAGCCGGTCGAAGCGCTTGGGGTCGGCGAGCTGGGCCGCCGCCATCGCCTGGAACTCCGTGGCCCGGTCCGCCGCCGCGCGGAAGGCGAGCGTCAGCTCCGTGGCGCGGGCGAGCAGTTCCTTGGGGTCCTCGATGGACTCCAGGTCGAAGAAGTGCTCGGGGTCGGACGTGGCCTCCGGAGGCTCGAAGAGCAGCGGAGCCGGTTTCAGGCGCCGGGGCGCCGAGGCCGTCCCGCGCGGGTCGGGAGCCGGTTGCGGCTCGGACATGTACGTACCTCCTGGATCGTGTGCCGCGTTCCATTGTCCCGCGCCGCGCAAGTGCGCCCGGGGACGCGCCCGTCCGGCCGGGCACGGCGCATCACCCGACGCGCGCCTGACGATGCGCCTTGCACCGCCACCGTACGACCGTACGCCGCGCGCGAGGGCGAAAGTGCGCCGTGCTGGGCAGCGAGCGCTGCCGGGTCGGCTGGTTCCGGCGACGACGGCAGCCTTTCCGGACCGAGCCGCTCGGGTTCGTCGGAAACGGCGGCCGGCCTTCGCCCACGCTGCGTTCAGGCTCCGTGCCGGAGTCCGTCACGGATGCCAAAACACGTTGGTGGGCCGCCGTCGAGCTGCGACGATGCGGGTGTTCCCTATGGAGAGGGCCTTTGTACGTTTTCGTTTGTGCGCGGTGCGATGCCGAACTGACCGTTCCCTTGTCCCAGGTGTCCCTTCCGGCCCATGCCCGTCAGAAGTACGGGAACGGGATCCAGCTCCCGGTGCTCATGGAGCCGGGGACGTTCGCCGTGGACCCGGAACCCTGGGGAGGGCCGTGGCGCATGTGGGACGAGATCGAGCCGGGCGAGGCGGCGGCGCGCGGCATCTACGCGCCGGTCCACGGCCTGTCCGACGGCACGCCCGGGGCGATCGTCACCGCGCCCGGTGATATCCGCGGGACCCGCATCGTCCCCGAGAAGCGCAGCGGTGCCTGCTGTGGCCTCGACGGAGCCGACGGGCCCAACATGGCCTGCGAAGCATGCGACCTGTCCGTGGCGACCAGGGTCGACGACTGCTCGCTCTGGCAGGCGGTACTGCTCAGTCCGGACGCCGTGCGCCGCGTACTCGTCGACGGTGCCCAGGCCGCGCCGTTCTCCTGGATGGTGCTCGCAGAGCGGGGGGAGGGCACGCCTCCGTTCGAGCCGATTGCCACATGGGGAGGACGGCTCGGGCAGAGCCACTTCTGGTCGTGGAGTCCGCGTTGGGAGGCGGCGGCCGGCCAGGCGCTCGCCCACCTGCTGGTGGCCTCCGAAGGGCAGCCGGTGAAGGTCCCCGACGGTCTCACCGCGGACGTGTTCCAACGCGCCCTCGACACCCTGCTGCCCGCGGGCCCGCCGACGCGGCGCGCCGTCCTGGCCGGGCCGGGACAACCTCTCCCCGAGGCGGGCGTTGACATCCTCCTCGTACCGGTCCACCCCCAGACGGGCCGGACCTGGACCCCCGCCGGCCCGGCCACATCGGCGGCGTACCCGGTGCCCCTGCCGCTGGGGGTGTGGCTGTGGCTGGTCTCTCCCCAGCCCTACTCGCCGGTTCCCACGTCAGGCGGCCTGCCTCAAGACGTCCTCCGCGACGACCCGCTCCCGCCGCGCCCCCATTACCTGTTCCAGGCCGACCGGGGAACGTTCCAGCACACCTTGGTCCGGCTACCGGCCGTACGCAGCCCGTGGATGCGCACGATCCTCGACAACGTCACGCGGGACGGATCCCGCGTTCTCGCCTAGGCGGCGGCGCGTCGTCGGTCACGACGGGCATGCCGAGGGCTGCCGGCCGGGGCAACGTCCACCGGCCGGGCCAAGCGAGGGATACAACGCCCCGGTCACGGCCGCCACGCCACCCGATGCTCGTTCAGGTGCGCCAGCACCGCGTGGTTGGCCTCCCAGCCGTCCGGGAACTTGACCGTGACGCCCAGTTGGACCGGTTCCGCCGACGGGTGTTCGTCCAGCAGCTCCGCGACGCCCGCCCGGCAGACGACGATGCAGGCGTGCCGGTGCCGGGAGGCGAGGACGCACAGCCGGCCGGTCTCCAGGTGGAAGGCGGTCGCGTCGGGGCGGCCGGAGAGCGGGTGGAGGAAGACCGTGACGTCGAACTCCCGGCCCTGGAGGCGGTTGGCGGTGTCCACCGCCACGCCGTTGACGCCGAGTCCGGCCAGCGCGGTCCGCACCGCCGCCGCCTGGTCGCGGTGCGCCGTGCCGACCGCGATCCGGTCGGCGGTCAGCGGCGCGGGATCGGGGGAGCGCTCGCTGGTCGCCGCGCCGCCCCGGTCCAGCAGCCGCCGTACCACCTGCGCGATGGCGTGCACCGCCTCCGGGTCCGTGCGCGGGGTGTGCCGGGCGGGCAGTTCGAGCAGGCCCCAGCCGGACTCGGCGGCCTCGTCCAGGACCCGGTCCACGCCCGAGCCGTCCGAGGGCACCCCGAAGGCCAGCCGGCGGTCGCCGTGGTCCGTGCCGCTGCGGAACGGCGTGTACGGGTAGAACGCGTCGGAGACCAGCCGCGCGGCGGAGGCGGGCAGCCGCCACGACACCGGCAGCCGGTGCTGCGGCAGGCCGGGGTTGTGCGCCAGCAGGGTCGTCACGGCGCTGGCCGACGGGTCGTAGGCCAGCCCGGCCCACTGGTCCGCGCCCACTACGCTGAACGGGTCCAGCTGCCCCGGATCGCCCACGAACAGCGCTCGTTCGAACAGCCCGCCCACGGCGAGCAGCGCGTCCGAGCGCATCTGGTACGCCTCGTCCACGATGGCGTGCTGCCACGGCTCGTCCACCTTCGTGTACGCCCACTTGGCGGCCGTCGAGACGACGATGTCCAGCCCGGCCAAATCGGTGATCTTGGCGGACGTACGGACGGCGGGCAGCTCCGCGAGCGCCGGGTCGAACGCGCCCGGCTCACTGCTGTGCAGCCGTCCCACCGGCAGCTCCGGGTCCTTCTCGGCGATGCGCAGGACGAGGTCGTCCACCTGTGCGTTGGTCTGCGCGACGATCATCAACGGGCGTCCGGCCGCGGCCAGTTCGCGGGCCGCCCGCACCACCAGCGTGGACTTGCCCGCGCCGGGCGGCGAGTCCACGACGACGCCGCGGTGCGAGCCGTGCAGCGTGCTGTGCACGACCGCGTCGGTGGCCTCGGCCGCCGCCGCGCCGGGGTCGAAGGCCGCGGCGCCGTCCGGCCGCCGGGCGGCGGGCACCTCGGGGGAGGCGGGCGCTTTGGAGGCGGAAGGGGCCTTGGGGGCGGAAGGGGTCTCGGAGGCGGAAGGGGCCTCGGTCACAGGAAGTCCTCCGCGGTGACGGGATCGGGCAGGTCCACGGGCGGGGCGCCGGCGTCGGCGGCGGGCGGGCCGCCGTGCGTCCACGGGGTGTCCTCGGGGTCGGGCAGCTCCGGACCGCCCCGCGGCTGGTGTTCGAACAGGGTCCAGCACACCTGGTCACCGGGCTCGGGAACCGACCCGGGTTCCGGGGTCTTGCCACGCCCCATGCCACCGGTCAGCCGCACGACCAGCCCGATCGGCCCGTCCGGCCTGCCCGGCTCGCTCGGCTCGTCCGGCCTGCCCGGCTCGCTCGGACCGCCCGGCTTGCTCGGACCGCCCGACTCGCTCGGACCGCCCGGCGGCCCGTCCGCCGTGTACGCGACGAACTCCGCCGGCTGGCTCTTCCCGTCCGGCAGCGGGCGGTACAGCTTGTCGCCCTCGGCCAGCTGCGGCCGGTCGTCCGTCCACAGCGTCACCAGCGGGCGCGGCATCGGCCGCTTGCCCTGCGAATACGCCATCTCGACCCCGGTCACCTCGCCCACCAGCGCCTCACCGGCGAGCCGCCGCGCCGCCATGACCAGCGGGTCGTCCAGCGCCTCCTGGGCGTCCAGCTGTGCCTGGGCGGTCTCCCGGGAGGACAGCTTCTGCGCGGCCGTGATCGCGTCGTCCCGTTTAGGCTGCGGCGGCTCACCGGCCCGTACCCGGTCGCGGTGGGAGGTGTACGACCAGCGGTCGCGCTTCCAGCGGCCGGCCACCCGGGCACCCTCCGGCAGGGCCCGCAGCAGGTCGACGCCCCGCCACACGGCGTCCCAGGTGGGGCGCAGCTGGCTCTCCACCAGATCGCGGATCTCGTCCTCGGCACCGGGCACCCCGGCGTCGTAACGGGCCATCGCCGGGGCGAGGCGCTTGTTGTCGAAGGCCGGGTCCGTGGCGGGACCGGCCGGCGGGCACAGCAGCTGGCCGGCCGCGTCCCGCGCGGTCTCGGCGCGCTCCGCGGCCACCGCGCCGTGCTCGCCCTCCGGCGGGTCTATCCAGGCCAGCAGCGCGCCCAGGTGCTGATCTTCCAGGTTGCTCTGGCCGGTCGCCCAGTGGCGCGCGAGCAGCCCGGTCATCGGCAGCAGCAGGCTCGCGCCCGGCACCCGGGCCCGCTCGCCGAAGTGCGTGAACCAGCGGCCGAGCAGCGGCACATGGGGCGGTGCCGGATGCGGGGTGTCCGGCTCCTGCTCGGCGGTCCGCCGGAAGCGCATGGACCGGCCCAACAGGCGTACGTACTCCACGCCCGCCGCGCTCGGCACGATCACCTGCGGCGCGTCCGTGCACAGCTCGACCTCGACCGGGACCTTCTTGCCGGTCTCGGGGTCGGTCTCCTTGCGCTCTTCCAGCTCGACGGTGTCCGCGTAACCGTCCACGTACGGCAGGACGGTCTCGGCCAGCTCGGCGAGGAAGGCGAACCGCAGGTCGCGGTCGCGCGGCTGGGGCACGGCGAGCAGCAGCGGCTTCTCGCGGTCGGTGCCGACCAGCGCGCCCAGCGGAGCGCCCGCCTCGCCCGCGGTCGTCAACGGCACGAAGACCAGCGGCCGTTCGGACAGATGCCGGTGCCGGACCGTGGCCAGCGGCTGCGCCCGACCCGCCGCCGCGGCCTCCATCCTGGCGAGGACTTCGATCAACGACATGTGGCCTCCTCCGCGCGGGTACGTCGGGCCGCGGCCAGGGCCTCGGCCCGGAGGGCGGCCGCACGGCGCAGGGCCTCGGCGGCGGGGGCGTCGAGGATGTCGAGGGCACCGAGGGCACCGAGGGCATCGAATGCGTCCGGAGCGTCGGGGGCGTCGGGGGAGCCCGGGGAGCCTGCACTCGGGAGACCGGGCGTGCCCGCCCCGCCGTCCGTACGCGCCTGGCCGCCCGTATCCGCACCCGTACGCTCGTCATCCGTACGGTCGTCCGCACTTGCATGGCCATCCGCGCCGGGACGGCCCTCCGCACCCGTACGCCCATCCGCACCCGTATGGCCGTCCGCACCCGTACGCCCATCCGCACCCGCACGACCGCCCCCACCCGTACGACCGTCCGCACCCGCCCCGCACTCCGCACCCGCCGCCGCCAGCACCTCCGCGACCGTACGCAGCCCGCCCAGCTCGCCGCGCACCCCGCGGCCCAGCGACTCCACCGCGCCTGCCGCGCGCGCCCGCCCACGGCAGTGGAAGGCCAGCTCGCAGGCGGCCAGGCACTCCGGCGCGTACGCCGCGTCGACCGCGTCCACCGCCTCCGCCAGCTCTTCGGCGGAGCGCGTCACCGTCCTGCCGTCGTCCGCGAGCCGGAGGTCGAAGGTGGTGCCGGGCGGGAGCTGTCCGGCGATCTCCTCGACCCTGGTCAGGCGCCGCAACTGGCGCCTGGTCGTCGCCAGTTGTTTGCGGATGTCGACGGCCTCGGCGGTGGGGAGGTTCGCGAAGTCCTTCGGGCAGACCAGCAGCACCCGGTCGCGCACCGGCACCGTACGGCCGGTCGCGGCGGCCACCTGGGCGGCCACCCGCTCCAGGGCCAGGACGTACACCGCGGACTGCCGGGCCGCGGCGCCCACCTTTGCGGGGTCGGCGGCACCGTCGATCATCGGGAACGACTTGATCTCCACGACCGTCCAGCCGCCGTCCGGATGCACCACGACCGCGTCCGGCTCCAGGTAGGCGGGCGACCCGGCCACCTCCAGGGTGAGCATCGGGTGGTCCAGGAGTGTCCAGCCGCCGGCGGTGGTGGCCTCGCGCAGGGCCAGAGCCGTACGGGCGGCACGCCCCTCGGGACCGGCGGCGGACAGGTCGGGGACGGCGACCCCGCCGGGCTCGGGCGCCGCCGCGCCGGCATCCATGCGCTCGTGCAGCAGGCGCATCAGGTCCGCGCCGTCGTCCGCCTTCACCCGGGCTTCGAACGAATTGCCCCGGGCCAGGGCGAACTGCGACTGCCCGAAGGGTGCCGGCGAACCGAGGGCGCTCGCGAGCGCCGCCTTGTCGATCCCGGCGCCGTCCAGCAGGGAACGGCGGCGGCAGCCCGGGTTGGCGGCCAGCGCGGCGAGCGCCCGGGCGTCCAGCGGCCGCGGCCGCACGCCGGGGCCGCGCAGCTCACCGAGCCGCTGCCGCAGCCCTGTCGTCGGCTGCGGCAGCGGAGGCGGCTGCCGCGGCGGTCGGTCGGCCGCGGCGGGTCGGCTGTCGCGGAATACGTTCACCCGCGGAAGTCTCGCATCCGCCACTGACATCCGCGGGCGTGCCCGCCGCCCCGGCCGACACGGAACCGCCCTCGGCCCCCGTCCCGCGCACCCGTTCCGCGAGCCGCAGCGCCGGGCGCGTCAGCAGCAGGCCCAGCCCCATCACGGCCGTACCGGCGAGCGCGTCGAGCAGGTAGTGGTTGGCCGTGCCCATCACCACCAGGACGATGACCAGCGGATACGCCACCGCGAGGGCCCGCGTCGCCCGCGA encodes:
- a CDS encoding AAA domain-containing protein, which encodes MPAARRPDGAAAFDPGAAAAEATDAVVHSTLHGSHRGVVVDSPPGAGKSTLVVRAARELAAAGRPLMIVAQTNAQVDDLVLRIAEKDPELPVGRLHSSEPGAFDPALAELPAVRTSAKITDLAGLDIVVSTAAKWAYTKVDEPWQHAIVDEAYQMRSDALLAVGGLFERALFVGDPGQLDPFSVVGADQWAGLAYDPSASAVTTLLAHNPGLPQHRLPVSWRLPASAARLVSDAFYPYTPFRSGTDHGDRRLAFGVPSDGSGVDRVLDEAAESGWGLLELPARHTPRTDPEAVHAIAQVVRRLLDRGGAATSERSPDPAPLTADRIAVGTAHRDQAAAVRTALAGLGVNGVAVDTANRLQGREFDVTVFLHPLSGRPDATAFHLETGRLCVLASRHRHACIVVCRAGVAELLDEHPSAEPVQLGVTVKFPDGWEANHAVLAHLNEHRVAWRP